A genomic region of Herbaspirillum sp. DW155 contains the following coding sequences:
- a CDS encoding aldehyde dehydrogenase family protein, producing the protein MSKLLSKVSQQHDNLINGEWLPGASYSANVNPSNLFDVVGQFTQGDASHIDAAVAAATAAFPAWATGSVQARSDALDKIGTEILARKKELGALLAREEGKTMPEGIGEVTRAGQIFKFFAGECLRLAGETLPSVRPGVGVEITREPVGVVGLITPWNFPIAIPAWKIAPALAFGNCVVFKPADLVPASAWALTEIISRSGIPAGVFNLVMGRGRVIGNALVQHPGIHAISFTGSTDVGRAIALECVKSGKKVQLEMGGKNPQVVLDDADLNRAVELSVQSAFYSTGQRCTASSRLIVTEGIYPKFIEAMKLRMARIKVGDALGHDTDIGPVSSQNQLEQDLAYVAIGKSEGATLAAGGERLKLCTEGFYMSPALFSESARTMRINKEEIFGPVASVIRVKNYEEALDTANDNEFGLSAGIATTNLKYAVHFKHHVQAGMVMVNLPTAGVDYHVPFGGRKGSSYGPREQGTYAREFFTTVKTSYTMA; encoded by the coding sequence ATGTCTAAATTGCTCTCCAAGGTGTCTCAGCAACACGACAACCTGATCAACGGCGAATGGCTACCCGGCGCAAGCTACAGCGCCAATGTCAACCCCAGCAACCTGTTCGACGTCGTCGGCCAATTTACACAAGGTGATGCATCGCACATCGATGCGGCAGTGGCAGCTGCCACTGCCGCCTTCCCCGCGTGGGCCACCGGTAGCGTACAAGCCCGCTCCGATGCGCTGGACAAGATTGGCACAGAGATCCTAGCTCGCAAGAAAGAGTTAGGTGCTCTGCTAGCCCGCGAAGAAGGTAAAACCATGCCTGAGGGCATTGGCGAGGTCACTCGCGCTGGCCAGATCTTCAAGTTTTTCGCGGGCGAGTGCTTGCGCCTGGCTGGTGAGACTCTGCCATCAGTACGTCCCGGCGTTGGAGTAGAAATCACTCGCGAACCCGTCGGTGTCGTGGGTCTCATCACCCCTTGGAACTTCCCCATCGCCATTCCTGCCTGGAAGATTGCACCTGCGCTTGCCTTCGGCAACTGCGTGGTGTTCAAGCCCGCCGACCTTGTGCCAGCTAGTGCTTGGGCGCTGACCGAGATCATCAGTCGTTCGGGGATACCGGCGGGCGTATTCAACCTGGTCATGGGGCGCGGGCGGGTTATTGGAAATGCACTGGTCCAACATCCCGGCATTCATGCCATCAGCTTCACTGGCTCGACTGACGTCGGCCGTGCCATTGCACTGGAATGCGTGAAGTCCGGCAAGAAGGTGCAATTGGAGATGGGTGGTAAAAACCCGCAGGTCGTTCTGGACGACGCAGACTTGAACCGAGCTGTTGAGTTGAGCGTACAGAGCGCCTTCTACTCGACGGGCCAACGCTGTACGGCTTCCAGTCGCCTGATCGTCACAGAAGGTATCTATCCCAAGTTCATCGAAGCGATGAAGTTGCGCATGGCCAGGATCAAGGTGGGTGATGCACTGGGGCACGACACGGATATCGGCCCAGTTTCCAGTCAAAACCAGCTCGAACAGGATTTGGCCTACGTTGCCATTGGCAAGAGTGAAGGCGCCACTTTGGCCGCCGGCGGAGAGCGCCTGAAACTGTGCACCGAAGGTTTCTACATGTCGCCAGCGCTGTTCAGTGAGAGCGCACGGACCATGCGTATTAACAAAGAAGAGATCTTTGGACCGGTCGCCAGCGTCATCCGTGTCAAGAACTATGAGGAGGCCCTGGACACGGCTAATGACAACGAGTTTGGCCTATCAGCAGGTATTGCCACGACCAATTTGAAATACGCCGTCCATTTCAAGCATCACGTGCAGGCCGGTATGGTGATGGTGAACCTGCCCACGGCAGGTGTGGACTATCACGTGCCGTTCGGTGGACGCAAAGGCTCGAGCTACGGCCCACGGGAACAGGGTACTTATGCACGCGAATTCTTCACGACCGTGAAGACGTCCTACACGATGGCCTGA
- a CDS encoding SDR family oxidoreductase, with product MTARKTMLLTGASRGIGHATVKHFSAAGWRVLTVSRQPFDANCPWPEGRDNHIQLDLADIDSVDRNIKEIQSRLESGHVDAIVNNAGISPKLPGGARMGILTTDYSTWLQVFNVNLFSTALIARGLFDELRAAQGIVVNVTSIVGSRVHPFAGPAYAASKAALLALTREMAHEFGPYGVRVNAIAPGEIDTSILSPGTAEIVERDIPLKRLGKPEEVAATIYFLCTAGAAYISGAEIPINGAQHV from the coding sequence ATGACCGCTCGCAAAACCATGTTGCTCACTGGCGCAAGCCGGGGAATCGGCCACGCCACCGTAAAGCATTTCAGTGCCGCAGGGTGGCGCGTGTTAACTGTTTCACGCCAACCCTTCGATGCCAACTGCCCTTGGCCCGAAGGCCGCGATAACCACATCCAGCTCGACCTGGCTGACATCGATAGCGTTGATCGAAACATCAAGGAAATCCAAAGCCGTCTGGAGAGCGGACATGTGGACGCGATCGTCAACAATGCTGGGATTTCCCCCAAGCTGCCGGGGGGCGCCCGCATGGGCATTCTGACGACTGACTACAGCACTTGGTTGCAGGTCTTCAACGTGAATCTGTTCTCCACAGCATTGATTGCACGAGGTCTTTTCGACGAGTTGCGGGCGGCGCAAGGCATCGTGGTCAATGTCACCTCTATCGTCGGCTCTCGCGTTCACCCGTTCGCTGGTCCGGCTTATGCCGCGTCTAAGGCCGCGCTGCTGGCGCTCACCCGTGAAATGGCGCATGAATTCGGACCGTACGGCGTGCGCGTCAATGCCATCGCCCCCGGAGAAATCGATACTTCCATTCTGTCTCCAGGCACAGCCGAGATCGTCGAGCGGGATATTCCTCTCAAGCGCCTTGGCAAGCCTGAGGAAGTGGCCGCCACAATCTACTTCCTGTGCACGGCAGGTGCTGCGTACATCAGCGGCGCCGAGATCCCAATCAATGGAGCGCAGCATGTCTAA
- a CDS encoding aminotransferase class III-fold pyridoxal phosphate-dependent enzyme, whose translation MTTHLDPLLTRRQRVLGPAYRLFYEEPLSPVRGKDVWLYDAQGKAFLDCYNNVPSVGHCHPRVVDALARQANILNTHTRYLHEDVVAYAESLAALFPEPLDTVMLTCTGSEANDLALRIAHDVTGRRGLIVTENAYHGVTVALADLSPSLQPVGAHVRKVRAPDTYRSEEGEDVAERFASDIRAAVESLRAAGLEPAALMVDTVFASDGIFPEAERVLTAGAAAIREAGGLFIADEVQGGFARTGQGWWAFQREDELVPDMVSLGKPMGAGHPIAGLVLQSRWAEPFGRGRRYFNTFGGNTVSVAVGQAVLQVIKEEDLLASAAGVGAHLLAGLRNLAGHHSVIGDVRGQGLYVGVDLVEGSKTPSAALATRVCNGLRQRGVLLNTSGPHGNVLKIRPPLTFKQEHADQLLDALDSILKQG comes from the coding sequence ATGACCACACATCTCGATCCCCTTCTGACACGCCGTCAGCGCGTTCTGGGCCCGGCCTACCGCCTGTTCTATGAAGAACCCTTGTCGCCCGTCCGTGGTAAAGATGTCTGGCTATACGACGCCCAGGGCAAGGCATTCCTCGATTGCTACAACAATGTTCCTTCCGTAGGACATTGCCACCCGCGGGTGGTGGACGCCCTGGCACGCCAAGCAAACATTCTGAATACGCACACTCGCTATCTTCACGAAGACGTTGTGGCCTATGCAGAGTCTCTGGCGGCCCTCTTTCCTGAACCACTGGACACTGTGATGCTCACGTGCACTGGTAGCGAGGCAAACGACTTAGCCCTGCGTATTGCACACGATGTGACAGGGCGACGCGGTCTCATCGTCACAGAGAACGCCTACCACGGCGTCACCGTGGCTCTGGCGGACCTTTCCCCGTCGCTGCAGCCGGTGGGCGCACACGTGCGCAAGGTGCGAGCGCCCGACACCTATCGCAGTGAAGAAGGTGAAGACGTGGCCGAACGCTTTGCGAGCGACATCCGCGCCGCCGTGGAAAGCCTGCGTGCAGCAGGTCTCGAGCCGGCCGCATTGATGGTGGACACGGTGTTTGCCAGCGACGGCATCTTTCCAGAAGCCGAACGCGTGTTGACAGCCGGCGCCGCCGCAATTCGCGAGGCAGGCGGCTTGTTCATTGCAGACGAGGTACAAGGTGGCTTCGCTCGAACAGGCCAGGGTTGGTGGGCCTTCCAGCGCGAAGACGAGCTGGTGCCAGACATGGTCAGCTTGGGCAAGCCGATGGGCGCGGGCCATCCAATCGCCGGTCTGGTTCTTCAATCGCGCTGGGCCGAGCCCTTCGGCCGCGGACGTCGCTACTTCAACACCTTCGGGGGCAACACAGTTTCCGTCGCCGTTGGTCAGGCTGTGTTGCAGGTCATAAAGGAAGAAGACTTGCTTGCCAGTGCCGCTGGTGTCGGCGCACATCTGCTTGCTGGATTACGCAACTTGGCTGGTCACCATTCTGTCATCGGCGATGTGCGAGGCCAGGGTCTGTACGTGGGCGTCGATCTCGTAGAGGGATCCAAGACTCCCTCTGCCGCACTGGCGACTCGAGTGTGCAACGGATTGCGACAACGCGGTGTGTTGCTCAACACCAGCGGCCCGCACGGTAATGTCCTGAAGATTCGCCCTCCGCTGACCTTCAAACAAGAACACGCAGATCAACTACTGGATGCCTTGGACAGCATTCTCAAGCAAGGTTGA
- a CDS encoding phosphotransferase translates to MTISLLSEPVLLDAQTSLATTTAGGLLSTAPPPIDQALALAVATQQFGFSAPVSRLSGERDSNFLLRSPTGSRVVLKFINAAESAVETDFQISLLRHLLGRGARDFTPHHVPALSGADWVEVRGQDGGVYRARAYSFLEGNPAARAPASSALRLALGHTLAVFDDAVSDFVHPGIDRVFLWDVMHLNLLKSHVIHIDDVSLRENADRFIDVFAQSIRPALANVRCQPIHNDLSQSNFVVKESDPTLVAGVLDFGDMTHAPLVCDLAIAASYQMADAPIPLQALHDVTEGFELVTPLQDVEREHLLDLVLARIVQRLVITEWRASQFPENRSYILRHNPQARRLLSELEPVWRQQSRHGRDAARLASLSTSNASRP, encoded by the coding sequence ATGACCATCTCCCTTCTATCTGAACCCGTTCTACTGGATGCGCAGACATCCCTTGCGACTACCACCGCAGGCGGATTGCTCAGCACCGCGCCACCTCCCATTGACCAAGCGTTGGCCCTGGCGGTGGCGACCCAGCAATTTGGCTTCTCTGCGCCAGTGAGCCGCCTGAGCGGTGAGCGCGACAGCAATTTCTTATTGCGCTCACCCACCGGAAGCCGCGTGGTCCTCAAGTTCATTAATGCGGCCGAGTCGGCTGTCGAAACCGATTTTCAGATCTCCCTGCTGCGACATCTACTTGGGCGCGGCGCACGAGATTTCACGCCACACCATGTCCCTGCCCTCAGCGGCGCGGATTGGGTCGAGGTACGCGGCCAGGACGGAGGCGTGTACCGAGCGCGGGCATATAGTTTTCTAGAGGGCAACCCCGCCGCACGTGCGCCGGCGTCTTCAGCATTGCGCCTTGCACTCGGTCATACGCTTGCGGTGTTCGATGATGCGGTATCTGACTTCGTGCACCCGGGTATCGACAGGGTCTTCCTGTGGGACGTGATGCACCTAAATCTGCTCAAGTCCCATGTGATTCACATTGACGACGTGTCGCTGCGCGAGAACGCCGACCGCTTCATTGATGTATTCGCACAATCCATCCGCCCCGCGCTAGCGAATGTGCGGTGCCAACCGATCCATAACGACCTGAGCCAGAGCAATTTCGTGGTGAAAGAGAGTGACCCCACCCTAGTGGCAGGCGTGCTGGACTTCGGCGACATGACACACGCACCGCTGGTGTGCGATTTGGCCATCGCCGCTTCTTACCAGATGGCTGATGCTCCAATCCCGCTGCAGGCCCTGCATGACGTCACGGAAGGCTTCGAGTTGGTCACCCCGCTGCAGGACGTCGAACGAGAACACCTGCTGGACTTGGTTCTCGCGCGGATTGTGCAGCGGTTGGTCATCACCGAATGGCGGGCATCCCAGTTCCCTGAGAACCGCAGCTACATCTTGCGTCACAACCCTCAGGCACGCCGATTGTTATCCGAGCTCGAACCTGTTTGGCGTCAGCAGTCCAGGCATGGCCGCGACGCTGCGCGCCTCGCATCCCTATCAACCTCTAACGCTTCGCGCCCATGA
- a CDS encoding ABC transporter ATP-binding protein — MGLEKAGTDAAIQMMHHHLIICRKFTRYKRFSMTHAPVYVRFKGIQKSYDDEHFVVRDLNLDIYKGEFLTLLGPSGSGKTTSLMMLAGFEQPSSGEILVNNKPIHTLPPHQRNIGMVFQNYALFPHMTVAQNLAFPLSVRRLSHSDVKEKVARALDMVRLAHVAERYPAQLSGGQQQRIALARALVFEPKLVLMDEPLGALDKQLREQMQLEIRRLHRDLGLTVVFVTHDQSEALTMSDRVAVFNDGVIQQIDAPQALYERPSNAFVAQFVGENNVLKGVVERRETDWSDVRLPSGSLLSTRTTPATPKLGEQALVSVRPERVEINTSALDAQLPARIVQLIYLGDHVRAQLALDDGGEFAARIPASQMRSEWAAGTNVTVSWRHQDASALDCNS; from the coding sequence TTGGGTTTGGAAAAGGCTGGCACGGATGCTGCTATCCAGATGATGCATCATCATCTGATAATTTGTCGAAAGTTCACCCGTTACAAGAGGTTTTCAATGACTCACGCTCCGGTATACGTACGTTTCAAGGGAATCCAGAAAAGCTATGACGACGAGCATTTCGTGGTTCGTGATTTGAATCTGGATATCTATAAGGGCGAGTTTCTGACCCTGCTCGGCCCCTCGGGGTCGGGGAAGACCACCAGCCTGATGATGCTGGCTGGCTTCGAGCAGCCCTCATCCGGCGAGATTTTGGTGAACAACAAGCCGATACACACGCTGCCGCCGCACCAGCGAAACATCGGAATGGTTTTCCAGAACTACGCGCTTTTCCCCCACATGACTGTGGCGCAGAACTTGGCTTTCCCACTGAGTGTGCGACGCCTGTCGCACAGCGACGTGAAAGAGAAAGTGGCGCGGGCGCTGGACATGGTGCGTTTGGCTCATGTGGCCGAGCGCTATCCCGCGCAGCTGTCAGGTGGTCAGCAGCAACGCATTGCGCTGGCCAGGGCGTTGGTTTTCGAGCCCAAGTTGGTGCTGATGGATGAACCCCTGGGAGCGCTCGACAAGCAATTGCGCGAGCAGATGCAGCTGGAGATTCGCCGCCTGCACCGCGATCTGGGCCTGACGGTGGTATTCGTCACACATGATCAATCGGAGGCGCTGACCATGTCGGACCGTGTGGCCGTCTTCAATGACGGCGTGATTCAGCAAATTGACGCCCCTCAGGCGCTCTACGAGCGGCCGTCCAATGCATTCGTCGCGCAGTTCGTTGGCGAGAACAATGTGCTCAAAGGTGTGGTGGAGCGTCGCGAAACCGATTGGTCCGACGTGCGCCTTCCGAGCGGCTCGTTGCTTAGCACCCGTACTACGCCAGCTACGCCCAAGCTCGGAGAGCAGGCCCTGGTGTCGGTACGCCCAGAGCGGGTCGAGATCAATACCTCTGCGTTGGACGCCCAGTTGCCGGCCCGCATCGTCCAGCTGATTTACTTGGGTGACCACGTGCGTGCTCAGTTGGCCTTGGATGATGGTGGTGAGTTCGCTGCCAGGATCCCAGCGTCGCAGATGCGCTCCGAATGGGCCGCTGGTACCAACGTGACGGTGTCCTGGCGCCACCAGGATGCCAGTGCACTCGACTGTAATTCCTGA
- a CDS encoding ABC transporter substrate-binding protein: MLLKKLTVLSLASTVLLAHAAEPVTVISFGGLNKQAQEKAFYRPFEKSGLGSVRAAEYNGEMAKVKAMAETGKVSWDVVEVESPDLIRGCNEGLFESLDWSKIGDKSQFLPSAVSECGVGIFIWSTVLAYDSNKLSKAPTSWADFWDTKTFPGKRALRKTAKFTLEFALLADGVKREDVYKVLATPAGVDRAFRKLDQLKPNIQWWEAGAQPLQWLVSGDVVMTSAYNGRVTAAQGEGHKLNIVWTDSLYDMDSWAIVKGSPNKDQSMKFIAFASKPESQKAFAETIPYGTTNKRASAMIDPKALQNLPTAPDNLHAALSVNTQFWIDNGEQLEQRFNAWAAK, translated from the coding sequence ATGTTGCTCAAGAAACTCACCGTTCTCTCCCTGGCCTCTACCGTGCTGCTCGCCCACGCGGCCGAACCCGTGACCGTCATTTCCTTCGGCGGTCTGAACAAGCAAGCGCAAGAGAAGGCCTTCTATCGCCCCTTCGAGAAGTCCGGTCTGGGCAGCGTTCGCGCAGCCGAATACAACGGTGAAATGGCCAAGGTCAAGGCTATGGCTGAAACTGGAAAGGTCAGCTGGGATGTGGTAGAGGTGGAAAGCCCTGACTTGATTCGCGGCTGTAATGAAGGCCTCTTTGAGTCGCTGGATTGGAGCAAGATCGGTGACAAGAGCCAATTCCTGCCCTCGGCAGTCAGCGAATGTGGCGTGGGCATTTTTATCTGGTCCACTGTATTGGCTTACGACAGCAATAAGTTGTCCAAGGCCCCGACTAGCTGGGCTGACTTCTGGGACACTAAGACATTCCCAGGAAAGCGCGCCCTGCGCAAGACGGCCAAGTTCACTCTGGAATTCGCCCTGCTGGCTGATGGCGTCAAGCGTGAAGATGTCTACAAAGTTCTCGCTACCCCGGCCGGTGTGGACCGCGCGTTCCGTAAGCTCGACCAACTCAAGCCCAACATCCAGTGGTGGGAAGCTGGCGCGCAGCCTCTTCAATGGCTCGTGTCTGGTGACGTGGTAATGACGTCGGCCTACAACGGTCGGGTAACCGCCGCACAAGGCGAGGGCCACAAGCTCAATATTGTGTGGACCGACAGCCTGTACGACATGGACAGTTGGGCTATCGTCAAGGGTTCTCCCAACAAGGACCAGAGCATGAAGTTCATCGCATTTGCCAGCAAGCCAGAAAGCCAGAAGGCATTTGCAGAGACCATTCCCTACGGCACGACCAACAAGCGCGCCTCTGCCATGATTGACCCGAAGGCGTTGCAGAACCTGCCGACCGCGCCGGATAACCTGCACGCGGCGCTGAGCGTGAACACGCAGTTCTGGATCGACAACGGTGAGCAATTGGAGCAGCGCTTCAACGCTTGGGCCGCAAAGTAA
- a CDS encoding ABC transporter permease: MSSSSPTATLAASEAKPIVSRPPLRTRLSKHRISWLLLLPVLLFLLTCFVWPIATVLWRSVENPEVRRALPETLATLKSWNGRELPDEASYRALAEDLRTARDRGAGLVPTLGKRLGYDDAALSSLPSVTLSALRKIPVDGTSSMRDQLVEAVPLWGQVSTWKTVVRAGTPLTSHYQWAAIDRRVDPITGEVVKRPAEQALYVDVMLRTLWISAMVTLGCVLLGYPLAYWLSRQPTSRANLLMLMVLLPFWTSLLVRTAGWIVLLQSAGILNRALIWMGLIDKPLELVFNRTGVYIAMTHILLPFIILPLYAVMKGISGHYVRAAISLGAHPIEAFWRVYVPQTYSGLTAGALLVFIMAIGYYITPALLGGPDDQMASYFVAYYTNSTINWGMAAALGSQLLIVVLLLYVIYARATRPTAVKPA, translated from the coding sequence ATGTCGTCCTCCAGCCCCACTGCAACACTGGCCGCCTCTGAGGCGAAGCCCATTGTCTCCAGGCCGCCTCTGCGGACACGCCTCAGCAAGCATCGCATCAGCTGGCTGTTGCTGCTGCCCGTACTGCTGTTCCTGCTGACCTGTTTCGTCTGGCCGATCGCCACGGTGCTTTGGCGCAGTGTGGAGAACCCAGAGGTCAGGCGAGCGCTGCCTGAGACACTCGCGACTCTCAAGTCCTGGAATGGGCGTGAGCTGCCCGACGAGGCCAGCTACCGTGCTCTGGCCGAGGACCTGCGGACGGCACGTGATCGTGGAGCGGGTCTGGTACCCACGCTGGGGAAGCGACTAGGCTACGACGACGCTGCGCTGTCCAGTCTGCCATCCGTCACCTTGTCAGCGTTGCGCAAAATCCCTGTCGACGGCACATCCTCAATGCGTGACCAGCTCGTCGAGGCCGTCCCCTTATGGGGGCAAGTGTCTACTTGGAAGACGGTCGTACGTGCAGGCACGCCACTGACGTCGCACTATCAATGGGCGGCGATTGATCGTCGGGTGGATCCGATTACGGGCGAAGTGGTCAAGCGGCCAGCCGAGCAGGCGCTGTACGTAGACGTGATGCTGCGCACGCTTTGGATTTCGGCCATGGTGACGCTGGGATGTGTGTTGTTAGGCTACCCACTGGCTTACTGGCTGTCCCGCCAGCCCACCAGTCGCGCTAACTTACTGATGCTGATGGTGCTGCTGCCATTCTGGACGTCGCTGCTTGTGCGTACTGCCGGCTGGATAGTTTTGCTGCAGTCGGCGGGGATTCTGAACAGAGCGCTCATCTGGATGGGCCTGATCGACAAGCCGCTGGAGCTCGTATTCAATCGTACCGGCGTCTATATCGCCATGACTCACATTCTTTTGCCTTTCATCATCCTACCTCTCTACGCAGTGATGAAGGGTATCTCCGGGCACTATGTGCGAGCGGCGATCTCGTTGGGCGCCCATCCAATCGAGGCATTCTGGCGTGTCTATGTACCACAGACCTATAGCGGTTTGACCGCCGGCGCATTGCTGGTGTTCATCATGGCGATTGGCTACTACATTACGCCAGCCCTTCTGGGTGGGCCGGACGACCAGATGGCCAGTTACTTCGTCGCCTACTACACCAATAGCACTATCAACTGGGGCATGGCCGCAGCGCTGGGCAGTCAGTTGTTGATAGTCGTGCTGCTGCTCTACGTCATTTATGCACGTGCCACCCGTCCGACAGCTGTGAAGCCCGCTTAA
- a CDS encoding ABC transporter permease, with product MQKTYSSNGSLLWRWAFGLFCSALLVYLILPILVMVPLSFNEGSFLSYPISGFSLRWYKAFLDSQDWIDALRNSLIVAPAATILATLLGTLAAMGLSRGEFPGKALVMALIISPMVVPLVIVAVGMYFFFARMDLVNTYSGMILAHTALGLPFVVTTVSATLQGYDSNLSRAAASLGASPMLTFRRVTLPLIGPGVAAGALLAFATSFDEVVVTLFLAGPTQRTLPIQMFGGIKENLDPTIAAAATLLIGSALALLIVMEWVRRRSERMRGNGH from the coding sequence ATGCAGAAAACCTATTCCTCCAATGGATCATTGCTTTGGCGCTGGGCCTTTGGACTCTTTTGCAGCGCATTGCTGGTCTATCTGATCCTGCCCATTTTGGTCATGGTGCCGCTCTCGTTCAACGAAGGTTCGTTCTTAAGCTATCCGATCAGCGGCTTTTCTCTGCGCTGGTACAAGGCCTTCCTAGACTCACAAGATTGGATCGACGCGCTGCGCAATAGTCTGATTGTTGCGCCAGCGGCGACGATTCTGGCGACATTGCTAGGCACATTGGCGGCCATGGGCCTGTCTCGGGGAGAATTCCCAGGCAAGGCCTTAGTCATGGCATTGATTATCTCGCCCATGGTGGTGCCGCTGGTTATCGTGGCTGTGGGCATGTACTTCTTCTTTGCACGGATGGACCTCGTCAACACCTATAGTGGCATGATTCTCGCCCATACTGCATTAGGCCTGCCTTTCGTCGTCACCACGGTGAGTGCCACCTTGCAGGGATACGACAGCAACCTGTCACGCGCCGCGGCCAGTCTGGGTGCCTCCCCTATGCTGACCTTTCGGAGAGTTACGCTGCCGCTGATTGGGCCCGGCGTGGCGGCAGGCGCATTGCTTGCTTTTGCTACCTCTTTCGATGAAGTAGTGGTGACACTCTTCCTTGCAGGCCCCACGCAGCGGACCTTGCCGATTCAGATGTTTGGCGGCATTAAGGAAAACCTGGACCCCACCATCGCAGCCGCTGCAACGTTGCTGATTGGATCGGCGTTAGCCCTGCTGATTGTGATGGAGTGGGTGCGTCGCCGTAGTGAGCGGATGCGCGGCAACGGTCACTGA
- a CDS encoding GntR family transcriptional regulator, with protein MEDDLSRGGKIYTRLSESLIRGQLRPDDRLKIRELADSMGTSVTPVRDAIQQLVQQGALVMRSPRDIRVRRIGRAEYMEIRDIRVELEGMAAAAATSKATSEDIERLRDLMGKNERALREERFVDAVQLNQAFHFEYCRIAGMPTLLEILSGLWLKMGPLIAQSYEAGGRDMVDHHYPLIEAFLQKDPRAARIAVQTDIISGGKVILDRLSGDGEST; from the coding sequence ATGGAAGACGATCTGAGCCGTGGAGGCAAGATCTACACGAGGCTGTCTGAGTCGCTCATCCGGGGGCAACTCAGGCCGGATGACCGACTCAAGATTCGTGAGCTGGCCGATTCAATGGGAACTAGCGTCACGCCGGTGCGCGATGCAATCCAACAACTCGTCCAGCAAGGCGCATTGGTTATGCGCAGCCCACGCGACATTCGGGTTCGCAGGATTGGCCGTGCCGAGTACATGGAGATTCGTGACATCCGCGTTGAACTCGAGGGCATGGCCGCCGCCGCAGCAACCTCCAAAGCGACCAGCGAGGACATCGAACGACTTCGCGATTTAATGGGTAAGAACGAACGTGCGCTCCGGGAGGAACGTTTCGTAGATGCTGTCCAGTTAAATCAAGCTTTCCATTTCGAATATTGTCGCATCGCGGGCATGCCGACGCTGCTGGAAATTCTCAGTGGGCTGTGGCTCAAGATGGGGCCGTTAATCGCACAGTCATATGAGGCGGGTGGGCGCGACATGGTGGATCACCACTACCCCCTTATCGAGGCCTTCTTGCAGAAAGATCCGCGCGCCGCGCGCATTGCAGTGCAAACGGACATCATATCCGGAGGCAAGGTCATTCTTGACCGTTTGAGCGGTGACGGCGAAAGCACTTAA
- a CDS encoding helix-turn-helix transcriptional regulator: MKRAHEKNISSKTASISCQDLGSKSSSLRKANSITQSPLAAALGLEVETISRYVRGLRNLSLEQIEAIAKILDVATWKLLVPNNDQKALTRLISADKLTALSSTDLDTLMSLIGVYVSAHALSPRS, from the coding sequence GTGAAACGTGCACATGAAAAGAACATCTCTTCAAAAACAGCCAGTATCAGCTGCCAAGATCTTGGGTCAAAATCTTCGTCGCTTCGAAAGGCCAACTCCATTACTCAATCTCCACTCGCCGCTGCATTAGGGTTGGAAGTTGAAACGATCTCCCGATATGTGCGCGGACTGCGCAATCTAAGCTTGGAACAGATAGAAGCGATAGCAAAAATCCTTGACGTTGCCACTTGGAAACTACTCGTCCCAAATAACGATCAGAAGGCTCTTACAAGGCTGATTTCCGCAGATAAACTTACAGCGCTTTCCTCTACCGATCTAGATACGCTTATGTCCTTAATCGGCGTTTACGTTTCAGCGCATGCTCTATCACCTCGTTCATAG